ggcagctccaatattttttgccagcttttatcgttggctgcaccatcgttcttttatttccagcgtttaacgctggaaatgaaaacattttccactgaatgtgtagtttaacgtgaggtagatttttgtgcacgtaaataaatgtatgttgcccacgcttttgcttttaggcaagcagcaacgataatcagcgtacaaaagctgagagtacacacaagtttattctgcatgtatacatatggcaaagatactgcaagtgttgaaaataatttcgcatttcgcgctttgttctgctgaccgcttgctggcagataacagctgcacagaacctacactaattaccttcaataacgtccttatattagaaatcggggaaacgggaccactcacaaacacacacgcctccctaggtgttagcgcttatttaatttgccagttcaccgaaggttcaaaaggaagtcagtgaaaagcgaagcgtgatagaaaatgaaataaatgaacatgtacacgtgaacagacattcgatacagccgagatctataaccatcttgaactaccagaaagttcatcgcctatttattaattaaaaggtgactgcggcaagagcttgaaagtctgcgacaacttcacaactaataaaatttgtgtgttacaaatccatcatttctttgcgcgaatccagcggcgaagggcaaatgaaaaaagggtgttaagctgacgcactacaacgcgagaaaagaacaaaatagcacaggcaaatgctgacaacatcgctgagggcgagaacttaaccaacttacttcgaagcgcacaataaagccccccacatcggtattcacaaactagcaaatttaaaaaaaacttacgcggtaatgtagacaataataaacgcagcacacatttcacttgcgaacaacacggaaagtaacatgcgacgaaggagaaaaacgacttactgaacgcgatacgaacacaaaaatccggcggaaagtttgcgagttgtcagaacacatcggcgctcatctgcggatcgctcttcaaaagtcaaaacagtcaggtccgatgaagaacagggcagctgccttctcactgtggcatcgccgtcgaatctcggtatccgtagaatcgtggcatcctgtctcggtatccgactccgttttttcccgatgactctatgctgggagcccgaacgagggaaagtaaccgccactgactgacgaagaatagccgccggccagaaggggccgaaacgcgtacgcatcttccgaggtgccgtcgtctcccgccatctccctcacccacccccccctcgttttcaaaggcattgaaagcgaaccgtcgtgggcggagcagccgtcaagtgacaagtgttttatgaccagcgaccaccgcgctgccccactgccgcgaggagaggacgtgcaattccggagcaaaacatggcgccgcgctgcttctccggcctcccgatcaccgagaacatttattcaaagtgaacacgtcggTTGTGTGAAGcgtgaaagtgcaaacataactcatcgatcatttaaagattccgcgggcgataccgtagtctggACAGCACGTcttagcgcgcacacaaagaagttataatcatgtaatccaaccagtcgtgtagcaaacacgaaaatacacagcgtggttgaagtcacatgaaatgttttgattgtttgccgctaataaagccgtgagaataatttcggtgcgtgtgcggtgcgcagaaggcgcaccagcgcagaggcccattgcgaagcagatgacttctattctactccattaactcgtcaacgctatgtacagcttcaatcaatgtaaaagtagggctttttggttgtttttatacagttgcgatgtatacgctggctgtatcacacaattaactttaactttcaacaagcattgcaaagtgagattttgttttgtgtttcctttctcatagatgtatttcccacagcgcgcaaaactcagttgagaacttggtacttattttacattgctcaacatctgtaaaacgaattttgtccaactatttcgcatatattttgtgccacactaaatgccaacctaaaaatcaagaccctgtgtgcgccattgttccctttatatagactggaatttgcagttttatttgctggctgacaacgatggactgtttttgccatctttatacagtaaaagctcgttaattccacacttattaattcggaaagtcggataattaggacgcgttctctggtccctgcaagcatgtttattgtttaacggcatcactcTCGTTAATtgggccatacctgtccgcaacccggttaattcgaacgaacctcttagtagggtggggggcgctgcgacgaacctttgcccccctaatggggaaccctgcgcgcgcctatggtgataagtaaccagaaatcttctttgaggtgcgctggatgccggacaaattGATTTTCAtaagcgtgcatgcaggtggtggctcgattcgggctaaccttccctcagtgatggtaaaaggggaaaaaaaacattcttgccgattaatcatgcatatgcttgccagtgtttaagacattggagcgaaaCGTGTAACTCTGGGAcaattgtccggcgcgtagcatggccgtccaatattgtttaacagtcagattgactggaaacatatccgatctactgccattacttaaccaatattgttttaccaatggataagctggcccaatatgccatccatacggcctggttctgccaatatcgtgtttacatcgggaaccatgggccgttgttgccaacctcaaagaatagcacgaccatATTGtagttggctggcaaagatggaccattattggcatccttgtaggctggcttgccaacattggttttatagtggtttgtatgggccatcattgggccatcgtttgccaacgtataaacaatattggaccaatgtgctgtgctgcctggggtgggagggggcgcaaGTGAGCGTGCATCctctgctctaggggctagggagagtgcggtgaggccgtgtgtgcgttctagtgctcaacgtttgctgatcGATTTGGTGGCCCGGGCGGATTATCGtgcagatatagtttagctgtggcgggcagaaatgatgacaacgcgcgctataattctggtagtattgtcgctctttaggagacgcggtaaagcgtcgccttgataaccggtctgcgctgttatcatgccagctttgcggcacatgtttttacggccgtcgagttagatgtgttcccgatcgccagtgcgttcaacaccatgcacgttcatttcactaataagcgtatgttttctgccatacatgctgtcgtaggaatctacaaacctcgcttgcaaacatgcaaagattcgcaaatttgtcagcgctgccgtttgcaaacgttgtcataactctcaatgtatcgcttgggagcaagattttttaagaaccctgtttacttgtagacgttttcgtcGCGCTGTTTCAGCattatcgtaactgaagccataacacaatacgtgcgtaattccacattttacgatcgCATGCTatatagcgtagtttagcgcaaaaaacaggcaacagacgagtgagaggacaaggacactcgcctctcactcgtctgttgcctgttttttgcgctaaactacgctatgactgactcgttccaactcgcccaacaagcaacgttgcatGCTATATATtctaaccaaaatttttcggtataccacaagccaaagcagcgagctgtatcttggtcgcagccagtgaagctttctttaaaaaaaaaaaccccaccctgtatatgcagaaccatcactgactcccttggagcaagggagtcatctatttcattcaggagcgtcaaccagagcattgtgactccccttagaaaaaaaggtggtcatcggctgccacaaagagagtcaagcagacgtgactcccttttgactctcttttttttaatagtgTATGTTGataatatcattaatatagagaTTAAAAAGGAATGGGCCCAAGATGCTGCCTTGTGGCACAACTGTAGACACGACGAGAGGACTAGAGAGATCCTGGTTTCTGTCGACTCTCTGGATACGATGTTGTAGGTAGGATTTATTGAGGTgtgccagttcaagatggctgggcgttcagcaaatgCTTAaagtttggccgggtggctgaatcgtgtgacagacagacagaccaaaatttctgcgttccagtatcccaagaaagactgtcgtttTTAATACTGCCGCCGCGGCTATACGCCGTGTGGTTTCACGTGGCAGTAAACATGTAAATGCATGCTGTGCGAACAAAACAGCGGTCGCTATATCTCGAAATTATACTCACGAGATCCTTGCTGCAACACGATAATGCGCCTGTCCCTGTACGTCAGCACAGAAACAAGATGTATCAGCTCCGCCAGCGTGCATAATTCGTGTCACCGGTGCACGCTTGCGGATCGGTGCATTGTCGAAGGTTACAAACTGAGTGCCGCATTAGTTGTAATAGCGGAAGTAGCGGTCGTTAATTAGCGCTGGCGTGTGGGACAAAGACACTCATGCCCTGCCAAAGCAATTATGCTCTTATCACCTTACGGGCAAACAGCATTGGCCAACGGCTCCACAAGATAATTCTGTACCTATCCGTGGGCGTTTGCGCTTGCGGTCGAATTAGGCGTACGAACAAATCAAACACTGAGAAAGCACAGGCGACCAGATGGTATCTGCAAGAGTGATATATATGACGGCGTCAGCTCAATCTGCGCTTGTGTTTGACGCAGCTATTGTTGCCGTTCGCCTCAATGTTCATAGTAGATGCGACTATTAAAAGAAGAGGTTGGCCTTGACGCACACTGGCAGCAACCAACCTTGCGCTGATGGGCATATCTTCCAGTCACTATTCGAAGCACAGTGCCGCTGCCGGCTGCCTAGCGCTCTTAGTGCCTGGATATTCACTATTCACGTTGATAAACTTGTCTGCATTTCTCAATCTGATTTGTGACGCACCGAGTAGAACGagcgcttcagaaaaaaaaagaaaggatacaTCTCTGGCAGTGAAAAACTCCATACTCTAAGTTAACTGAGCGCTTCAGTTGGCGATCGCGTTTGTAGCAATTAGAGCGTTCCTGTCGTAGAAGTTGGCCAGCTCTCGACCATGAGTTTTGCTGAAAATAGGTTTCGACGCTCGACACGCATCCTCCGGTGGTCCGGCGCTTGGTTCATCCAAGATGCAACGAACTCCCCCGGTCGCGCACCTTTGAAAAGAACGCTGACTCGTCCTTACACCTGGTACTCAGCCCTATGCCTGTCAACCTTGTTCATCATCGAGTCCGGCCTCATCTTTTGGACTCTCCTCTTCAGCTTCGGCATGCGCAAGATGTTCTTGAACACGCTCTATGTTGTCCTCCACTGCACGGTGGTAACCAAGACTTTCCTAAGCgtcctctcgctctctctcaatGCGAAGAAGTTCAAAAAGCTCATGGGCAAGGCACGTCACTTTGAGACGTCGCGCAGCTTCCGGCCTCTGCCACAAGAGAAGCGGCTTATAAGCAAGGGTGCCCTGCGCATCTGGGGGCAAGGAATACTGATCCTCGTGTTTGTGATTATCCGCAACATGGACATGATGTACATGGTGGACATACGGAGCATACCGCTTCTGATTGTGCTCAACCTGGTGCTCGGATCGGCCAGCGTGCTGCTGGTGGTTTACGACGGTGCGTACAGCACCGTGCTGAAGGCCCTGGTCGAGATCTTccttgcctacctccagaaggcTGTGTACACGCTCAAGACGTCACGTCATGTCACCGGCTCTACGGCCACCACCATGCTAGAAGCCTGCCGCCTGGACGTCAACTACATACAGGTAGCTAATCACAGCGTCTTAAGGCTTAAGCGACGTTGACTGCTTAACctattcatcatagagcaggtagcgcaaaaattacggggacacaagaaagcgaCATAAACACggagacgagcgctaactgaaatttattctcagaatccacgcctatttataaaccagcagagatcaaaacagcacatcgtcacccaagaacgtacatcCTAAACTACAATGAATAGTATCACAACATCTTGATCGGCTCTTACAGCAAAAATGATACAAGCAAAATGTAACGCAGCCAAGATAAGCTAAAAATTGAACGCGAGCGATTCGAGTACGCGTGCTCAAACTGGAGACTTTTATCGCGAGGAAAGGGTAGGTGCCAGGTTAGCTGTAAGGAACACTGACTCACGAGGGTGTAGGCTcaaggaaggctggctgacacagtcgagattgtttttttttaatcaaaaacgcttccacgatctctctggacaccttATTACGGTTTCTGTACACCACTGTAGTGTCATTTAAAAGCGGCTgacagccgcactgccgacaatgcatcgcgagatgcgagtatggtgaacctttgagagagctgaaattctctctgagcctaatgttcaaacacctgcccgtctggccaatgtatttACGTCCGCATGAAAAAGGAACGCAATAAACAACATTGCAGGTGCAAGAAACAAAACGCATACCGTGCGTAATGGTACAACTAGCCCTTTTGGGGTCCtgcttactgcacatgcgcctctgcaaTCTTGGACAAATGGCGCCCACCTCGTTTTTAgcggtgaaaacaatgtcaacatcATGACGCGACGCCACCTTTTTCACGCGATGAGATAGCCCATGGATCTACGGTATGACCGCGAAATGTTTTTTTGCCTAACGTACGTACCTTTGGTGCACACACTGCTCCTGCTTTTACGGCCTTTAAACATTTGAAGCTGGCAGCAGTAATGACAGCTTCTGGGTACCCAGCTTTCCGAAGCTTGCTGACCTGCCTATTCACACTCTGTGCTATCAAATGTACACAGGATTTCTTCAATGCTGAGTGTATGCAAGAAAAAGCGATACCTTGTTTGATAAGCTTCGAATGGGAGGAATTGAAGCTGAGAAGGGCTTTCGCAGAACGAAGCATGTATTGCCAGCATACATACGAGCCCCCCAACGTTATGCGCAATTCCAGGAACTGAATTACATTGGCTTTTGGTGTCTCAACCCAGAAACATAAACCTTGGCCATGCTCGTTGAACACCTTAAGCACCTCAACTACCTGGTGGGCGAAATTTGGCGCATGAACGAAAATGAGGTAGTCATCCACGTACCTCATGATTTTATGGGTCACGACACAAAGCTGGCTCTTAATGGCTCTGTCCACCTTAGCCAAAAATACGTGACTCAGGACCGGCGCCACACGACACCCTATACACACGCCGGACCGTTGTGCATACACACCGCCTTCCAAGTAAATCATCGCGGAGCGGAAATAAAAACTTAACAACTCTAAGAAACCCTCAGCCGaaacaccacatctggtcataaAGGCGACCTCGTCATTGTCTGCACAAATACACTCTTACACTCTGCATGAGGGCGTCCTGGGGCATTTGAATAATACATGTTCTCGACATCAACGTTAAACGCACCGCAACCCACCGGATTTTCTTTGCACAAGAAATCTACAACAGAAGCGGAACACGAAACGAAAAACGGATCATTAACATGCAACGAATCTAAATGTGTCTGAAGATACCCCGACACCATAAACAACCAAGTGTTCCTCTCTGAGACTATTGATCGGAACGGAACCTCCGGCTTGTGCGATTTAGCGCTAAAAAACACCTCCTTCAACAGGCATTTGCTTTGTTTCACACCAGTCGCTAATTTGTCAAGtgaaagttttattgcgatagcaatgatatggacagtctcggctggattttgccgtcgccttcgccgccgtcatgcaccgtatatgtataagtatgtatatatatatcaaagtcccaaagaaaaataattcagaagaatgcttccgaagcgcggaatcgaaccagcgacctctcgttccgcagcgcgtgacgctatccactacgccagaAAACGCAGaaccttcaggtagctaacggtgagcgttatatacataccctttaccgctggcaggactcagagacggcaggcgcatataagcgtttcttcattaccagcgagatggcgcgacgagcgcgacgggcggatttaaaagtcgtcggcgagctcgctcgcttcttcgtatatttgcgcagggagaaccttgcccttccgctgtctgct
The Rhipicephalus sanguineus isolate Rsan-2018 unplaced genomic scaffold, BIME_Rsan_1.4 Seq560, whole genome shotgun sequence DNA segment above includes these coding regions:
- the LOC119377737 gene encoding uncharacterized protein LOC119377737 gives rise to the protein MSFAENRFRRSTRILRWSGAWFIQDATNSPGRAPLKRTLTRPYTWYSALCLSTLFIIESGLIFWTLLFSFGMRKMFLNTLYVVLHCTVVTKTFLSVLSLSLNAKKFKKLMGKARHFETSRSFRPLPQEKRLISKGALRIWGQGILILVFVIIRNMDMMYMVDIRSIPLLIVLNLVLGSASVLLVVYDGAYSTVLKALVEIFLAYLQKAVYTLKTSRHVTGSTATTMLEACRLDVNYIQGMIRYTNRILRIAIMVAYGGNLVMLCGIAYCLVDPTSTWSLRIFCFCYGFLITLDMVDVGFLVESLKLQTSKMKWTLQSMNFLGLPDSFSKQVRFLHDCLDSDQMCLSACGFFKVNLTLLVSLNKKEDKEIGVSQVLVLGENVELPDKELPAQEGAEVQS